TGCCCGTTCCATTGGTGATGAAGGACAGGTCATCGAAGCACTGCAACGCGCTGACACACAGTCGGAACCGCTTGATCCAGTACAACGCATCCCGTTCTCTTCGTCGCGTAAGTACAGCGCGCTTCGATGGGAATCCGGACCGTGGTACACTCTTGGTGCTGCCGAACGTGTACTCACAATAGCGCATGCTGAATGGGAGACGATCGACAGATTGGTAAAGGCGAACGGAATCGATGAGATGCGAACCTTGGTCTTCGCTCGGTCTGGTGAAAACGGTCACGATGTAGTGGGCGCAACCATGGAGCCCCTTTGTTTGATCTCGCTGGATGATGAGATCAGACCGGAAAGCGCTGCTACCCTTCAGCTCTTTGATGAGATGGGGATTCGCACGATGATCCTCACCGGCGACGCACCGGGTCCGGTTCGATCGTTGCTGCGAAGGCTAGGCCTGGAACATTCGGACATTGACGTGAGGTCCCGACTCTCTCCAGAGGACAAACAGGAGATCGTACGGACGCTGCGCACCACGGAGCATGTTGTGATGATCGGTGATGGTGTGAATGATCTGCCGGCCATTAAGGAGGCATCGGTTGGGATCGCTATGTCGGACAGTGCTCCTGTCACAAAGCTTGTGGCCGACGTTGTTCTTGAGCATGCCACGTTCGCTGAGTTCCCGGAGATGATCGCCGAAGGAAGAGCAGCCATTCGCACCGTCCTCAGTGTTGCGAAGCTCTTTCTTGCAAAGAACGTGATCCTTGTTGCGATGAATGCCTTTGCCGCGATCAACATTGCACCGTATCCGCTTACGCCTCGCCGCGGAGCACTTCTCAGCATCATCTCTGTTGGCATACCATCGATGTTCCTCGCGGCAACGGCACGCGTACGCAGAACAACCCATCATTTCATTCGAGAATTGTTCACGTTCGTTGCCGTAGCCGGATGCAGCGCCGTTGTTTCATCGCTGTTGGTTGCCAGCATGTTTTCAACGTCAGTCGATCTTCATGATCGTATGTTGTTTGCATTCCTTGGCAGCCTTTGTTGGTCATTCATTGTGGTGGATGACCTTCCGCGATCAACGCGTATGTGGGCAGGAGTGGTTGGATTCTCCAGCCTCGCGTTGTCCATTGCGCTTGCCCTGACGGATGTTTCTGTATTCCCGCTATCGGTCATTCAGAGCTTCTATGAGATCGGTGGTCCGGGAAGCATGACCGGCGTTGGCATCATCGGCTGCGCCGCCATCGGCATAACGTTTTCCATCGCTGGTCATGGTCTCATGCGTTGGGTATCTTCGCGAACCCACCAACACAAAGC
This region of Ignavibacteria bacterium genomic DNA includes:
- a CDS encoding HAD-IC family P-type ATPase — protein: MAKSLGTIALENTLTPFNVVNVVLVAGLYSVYLLNDDQRLALDSVGIITVIVANTAIAIVQEWRAHRTLEKAVLSVKTADVHVDDVLVIKRGDVIPADGIVVTSEECELDTSLLTGETHPLTLHIADVVHAGTFCVAGAATIRVTAVGHDTMAQRIEATAKRVDLTASPLQRTVNKIFEWSFVMALVLALIDVSVGATTILHDVDRVRRVATLLLGLIPEGLVFFSTITLTLGLIRIAQRGVVVQKLAALESFSRASVVCLDKTGTLTMNRLQVERIVPIGAVSESECRGLLGSFARSIGDEGQVIEALQRADTQSEPLDPVQRIPFSSSRKYSALRWESGPWYTLGAAERVLTIAHAEWETIDRLVKANGIDEMRTLVFARSGENGHDVVGATMEPLCLISLDDEIRPESAATLQLFDEMGIRTMILTGDAPGPVRSLLRRLGLEHSDIDVRSRLSPEDKQEIVRTLRTTEHVVMIGDGVNDLPAIKEASVGIAMSDSAPVTKLVADVVLEHATFAEFPEMIAEGRAAIRTVLSVAKLFLAKNVILVAMNAFAAINIAPYPLTPRRGALLSIISVGIPSMFLAATARVRRTTHHFIRELFTFVAVAGCSAVVSSLLVASMFSTSVDLHDRMLFAFLGSLCWSFIVVDDLPRSTRMWAGVVGFSSLALSIALALTDVSVFPLSVIQSFYEIGGPGSMTGVGIIGCAAIGITFSIAGHGLMRWVSSRTHQHKA